A window from Rhea pennata isolate bPtePen1 chromosome 1, bPtePen1.pri, whole genome shotgun sequence encodes these proteins:
- the LOC134148349 gene encoding guanylyl cyclase-activating protein 1-like gives MGNNSSSTVDDLQTVEIHHWYKKFMTECPSGQLTEHEFKQFFGLRGLDPEANEYIEQMFRTFDMNKDGYIDFMEYVAALSLVLRGKMEQKLRWYFKLYDVDGNGCIDRHELLNIIKAIRAINGGDHETSAEEFTNRVFNKIDVNGDGELSLDEFVEGARKDEEFMEVMMKSLDLSHIVAMINNRRHSV, from the exons ATGGGGAACAATAGCAGCTCCACAGTGGATGATCTGCAGACTGTTGAAATCCACCACTGGTACAAGAAGTTCATGACAGAATGTCCTTCTGGACAGCTGACTGAGCATGAATTTAAACAGTTCTTTGGGCTTCGAGGGCTGGATCCAGAGGCCAATGAGTACATTGAGCAGATGTTCCGCACATTTGATATGAATAAG GATGGATATATTGACTTCATGGAATATGTGGCTGCCCTCAGCCTCGTTCTCCGTGGGAAGATGGAACAGAAATTGCGGTGGTATTTCAAGCTCTATGATGTGGATGGCAACGGCTGCATTGATCGACATGAATTACTCAACATCATTAAG gctattCGAGCTATCAATGGTGGTGACCATGAAACTAGTGCAGAAGAGTTCACCAATCGAGTCTTTAATAAAATTGATGTGAATGGAGATG GTGAACTTTCTCTGGATGAATTTGTGGAAGGAGCCAGGAAAGATGAGGAGTTCATGGAAGTTATGATGAAAAGTTTGGACCTGTCCCACATTGTGGCCATGATCAACAACCGCCGGCACAGTGTGTAA